The Malaclemys terrapin pileata isolate rMalTer1 chromosome 2, rMalTer1.hap1, whole genome shotgun sequence nucleotide sequence CTCCTCGGTCACTAAGGCCtctgaccctgatccagcaaagcacttgcccCTTGCTTAACGTTAAGCCGGTGAGTGGTCACACTGACACCAATGCATGTGCTAAAGCGCTTTGCTTGATCAAGGCCAAATTGAGCCTTTCTGCTCCTATTCCCATTGACGACAATGAGAGCCTGTCCATTTATTTCAACAGGAGGTGGACTGGGCCCTAAAGTCTGATCGCTGATGTTAATCTCTGGATGTATCAGCTGTTATGACTTGAAATCCATGGGTTAATTCTACCCCTGAACAGCTCCACTGAAAtgatctccctcctcccagaTGTTTAATATTCCCCTGTGGCATTGGGAACCCAGTAAGGATATGCCCATGGGGAGACCCAGAAAGTGAAAATGGCTAGAAACTAAAACTGACCAATCTGGTTTCATTGTCCAGGCAGAGTGACATGTAACAATGAGCAAACGGCAGAAAACTATGAACGGAAAAATTCATTTTTCCAAACCATTTCTGTTTTACTCATCTGAACGTCTGAGAGTGACACAGGCAGGAACTGTCTGTGTTGGACATCTCTTGCATTTTATGCTGATTGCACTGACGGCCTTttccagcagctgcctctcccagAGGAAACAGACTGAATTCTTGCCCTCCTCACATGCAGCAGAAACTTGCCTCCTTTTGGAACATTAATGAAACCTTCCCCTTCTGCCCAGAATCTTCGGGCATAGAACAGAACATCCCAAACCCAACCAGAAAGGACCAGAAGAGACTAGAACAGGAGGTGGGAAATACCACAAAGGGAAAAACAGGGATGCAATTACATGCCACTGGCATAGCAATGCTCCTTGAACTGGCCTGTAACAGCAAACAGGGAGCAAACACTCCAGTGCATCCACTTGGTGATTTCTTGCTGTCCTGTACAGCAAGGGGAGCGAACAAGATTTTTCCAACATACATGACATTTGTATGATGTCTCTCCTTGTGTCTTAACAGAATATTTTCCCACCTTCAGGAGGTCTCAGGCCTATAGTCAGAATTACAGATTCACAGAATTTAAAGCCAGAAGAAATCACTGTGCTCCTCTAATCAGACCTCCTGCACCGGCCAAGTCACAAAACGatacccagtgattcctgcagagGACAGAATTATTCTTAGCTTATCTTTGCAGCTCCCTAGTTCTCCAGTTCTGGGTAAGTGACCTCACTCATGCAGATTTATCTTGTGAGGAGCGTGCCTGCCCTTGGGGCATTTAAATGGTCTCCTCTGGTATGGATTCTCTGGACTATAATGCGGTCACTGATAGCTAAGGCGTGTCCCAAGCTCAGAGCAGGTAAATGGGGCCCCTCCTTTGCGGATTTTCTCAGATGTCACCAGGAACATCCTCAGACCAAGCCTCTCCCACATTCAGTTCATTGGGATGGTCTCTGGGGTTTTGGGAGCCTGCTTCTCCCTGAAGGTTTTCCAGCAAGGACTATAGTCGCTTAGTCTCTGCTCTGTGCAGGGTCCCTGGTGATTTAGAAGAAatctctgaagttttttttttttttattaattaggAGGATAACACAGTTTCTGTGGGGTGGATGAGATCCTGCTTCAGGTGCCaccttctctcctgtgtggtttCTAGGAGAGGTGGCTGTGggatgaagcttttcccacatctACAATGTATTAATATTTCACATGAGTCATGAGATCCTGCTTCTTTTTCACTCATCCTTCTCGCTCCCTGGAGAAAGGAACACATTCAGAGATTAATTCATGCACtagtggaaaatttccaactaCCCGGATAATGCAAACAATACTGAGCACAAATAAATAGAGCTTTACGGGCCAGGGCCAAACAGCCCAGAgcgagagctgggggggggaagccaggcaAACATGACTGACAACTGCTGTAATTTATACGGCTTTGCAATGGTCACAAGGTGCTATTAATTCAGCCAAGGGCTGGGATGGTGCTGCCACATCTGCTTTCTCCGGGCGCACCCCTCTGCTCTTTCCACTGGCACCAGCTGCCCTCACGGCATTCCCCTAACTCAGAGCAGCTGGTACCTTTGTGCTTCCGCTATCCCAAAAGGGGCTGCAGCAGAAGCAACCAAACTGCCCAGCTGAGGGTATTTAACCAACACTCCACGGGCCGTGTCTAATTGGCAAAAAGTGAGTGCAGCTGCCCTAATCCTTAATACGGAGGAGGGGCTTACGGAGAACCCGGATCCCTGCTTGCCTGGCCTCGACTTGCTCTGAGCAGCCAGGCCAACACCGTATGGAAGACCAGGGCCACCCTGTAGAAGACTGTGGCCTGCAGTGATCCCAGGGCTGAATTTTGGCCAGGCCAGAACTATGGGCTTTAAGGTCCTGACAGCTGCAATGCTCCAAGACAGAGAGAAAGTGAAGGGAGCTGTTCCTAGTTTTCAGGGGTGCTGGGCATTCACAGCTCCCATGGGAGCCAGCAggagtgggtgttcagcacctctgaaaagcaggccagccaggtctgatcctgcaagatgtcAGGCGTCTCCAATGGAGGCTGAAGGGTACTGACGGGACTCAGCCCTTCACAGGATCAGTCCCTACAGCAGCAGTAAAGAACTTCGCCGTGAGTTTCCCTCATTGTTTAGCTCATCTGCTCCCAAGCACAGGGAGCCGAGTGagcagggacagggagctgggagaGGGACGTGGGTGGAGAGTGCCTCGCTGGAGGGCGAGGCCATCACCATGGAGCCAGGGGGCTGGGACTTGGGATTCCTTCTGGGGCTTCTACGTGGGGTGGACATGAAGAGCACGAACCTGACTGGCCAATGGAAAGAGGAGCTGTAAAGGGGGCCCCAGAGTCAGTGCGTGAAGACAATCAGTCTCCCCTGTGGGGACTCCGGGGTGTATAAGGAGCGACTCCGGACACCCAGAACGTTCACATGGCGTCTCTGCCGTTCAGCCTCTCACGTGCAGTGCAGTCCTGGGCCCCTCCGGGAGCTCCCAGCGGAGTTCAGAGCTATGCGCTCTGTAAAGCTTTTAACACGACGTCAGGCTCATGTGAGGGCTTTGTCTCCCAGGTGGGTTCTCTGGTGCGTAGTCAGGTTTATCTTCTGcgtgaaggttttcccgcactcggGGCACGTGAAGGGGGTATCCCcggtgtggattctctggtggaTTTTCAGCGAGCCTTTCTGGCTGAAGCGCTTCCCGCACTCGGGGCAGGCGAAGGGTcgctccccggtgtggatgcgctggtggGTGACAAGGCCGCTCTTGCaactgaagctcttcccgcactcgCCGCAGGGGAACGGGCTCCCCCCTTGGTGGGTCTTCTCGTGCGTCACCAGGAACGTGCGCTgactgaagctcttcccgcactcaGTGCACTGGTAGGGCCTGTCCCCGCTATGGGTCCGCTGGTGGCTGGCCAGCGTCTGCTTCTCCTTGAAGGACTTGCCACAGTCGCTGCATTCGTAGGGCCGCTCCTCCGTGTGGGTCCTCTGGTGGTTGAGGAGGAACCGCTGCTCCcggaagctcttcccgcactcggGGCAGGCGaagggccgctccccggtgtggatgcgctggtggGTGACCAGGTTCTGCTTGAGGCTGAAGCTCTTCTCGCAGACGCTGCACTTGTAGGGCCGCTCGCCTGTGTGCGTGCGCTGGTGGATGATCAGGTTGTGCTTGAGGCTGAAGCTCTTACCGCACTCGGGGCAGATGTAGGCCCGCTCCCCCGCGTGGTTCTTCTGGtgccgggtcaggctgggctgcTGGTTGAAGCATTTCCCGCACAGAATGCATTTGTACTCCCGCTCCTCTGCCTGGCTGTGGATTACGAGATTTCTCTCATCGCTAAAGCTTTCGTCGCAAGCCGGAAACGCGAACGGCCTTTCTCCGGGGGGGGACGTCAGGTGAGTCATGAGATCCCGATCCTGATCCGCACTCATGGGACCGTCATCTCCTGGGTAAACAAACACACTGCAGATATTAACCCAGGCCCCGGGGGGAAAGAGCCATGAACACACCATTGAACACTAACCAGTCTCCTCACTCCTCACAGCATCAACAGCCATTAACTCTGCCTGAAGACAgctgggttttattattattaaccacACCCCCGTTCCATTGATTTCTCCACTTCTACTCAGAATAGCCCCAGTGCCATTGACAAAGATAAACGGATACAGAGATTAACGGGATCACGCTGAAATGCGGCCTCCTCTAGGGTGGAATACAGGAGCCCTAAAACACCACACAACAACGCTACACAACAGCTGAGCACTCAAAATGAAGACTCCAATTTCAGCTGCGGGGGAATTTAAATAAGAACAGTGTAACCAATCGAGTCAAACAGGGCACTGACTTTTACCAAGTGTGCCCTGGCCCCTGTAATGACGATCAGTGATCAGGGCCTGACTGTCTTTTATACCTCACCCGAAGGATGGTAACTATAGCAACAGGGACCGGTAGGGTGGTATTTATTCAGTACCGGAGTAGAGGGAAGAGTGACATCTGTTCAATCTCACCACTTGTTCCTACCACATCTGTGTGTTCCTGGAAGGTCTCCAACTCTCCTCGCCTGATTGCTTAATGGGACGGCATGATGGGATCACAGCCCAAGGTGATCTGGCTGATGGCTGGGGCGTTCCTCATTGTTTGAATACGTTGCAACCAGAGGGAAGTTGTCCCTTTGCATGAGGAGCCTTGgtatacttagggtgaccagattgcccgattttatagggacagtcccagttttggggtctttttcttatataggctcctattgccccccacccctgtcccaatttttcacatctgctgtctggtcaccctacgtataCGCTAAAACAGCTGAATGAGGGTGCCCAAAATTTCCCCAGCAGGTGACTGCATGGAGACCCAGGAGTCCGAGTGATGAATGTCCTTTCCACAAAGTGAGGCTGGTATCAGCCAAACTCCCCCGTCATATTGCAGCCCACAGAGACAAGTCCCAGCATGCCACGGGCCAGAGTCCCAGCATGCCACGAATCAGGCCGAGCCTGGGATCAGACAGTACTGCCCGCTGGGCCCTGTGCAGCCCGTAGTGCCCGGCGCTGTGCTCCGCATGTAGACAGGGCAGGCAGCGTGTTacatccccaacagccaggaccAAACGTTCATTTGCTGAGCCCCACCGCGGCCCGGCGAGGCGTTAACCTCCTTCTCCAGCGAGCCAGaggcgaagtgacttgcccaaggtcgcgcGGCCAGGCAGTGGCAGAGTTTGTACTCAATAGGAGCGGTTGACACTCCCTTGTGCCGGCAGCCTCTCGGACAGCAGGGGCCGCGCCCGTGGGTCTGCAGCGTGGGCTCCGCCTGGGGAAGAGCCGTGTGAATGCACCGGCGTGTgctgccccccaacacccacccacccacgttCACCCCggtacagccccgcccccacatcCCCGCCGGGCCCCGGCCACGCGAAGCAGCAAGTCGCGGTGCCCCTCCCACGCGCGTTTCGTTCTGCGGAACACCCACGCGAGCGCCCTTACCCGGATCCGATTTCACTCCGGCGTGGCCGCGCGCGGACACTGCCCCGGGCCGGGACCCGCAGGAGGTTTGTGTACAACCGCCCAGCCCGGGCTGGTCCCCGGGAGACAGGGGCTTGGTCCCGGCCGGGTGCGACTCCCCTGGCTCCCTCGGTGCAAACGGGCCGGGAACTGGCTGGGAGCGTCCGACCGGAGCGGAGTCTGCGGGGCCTGCCTCGGTGCGGGGCGCCGGGCTGCAATGCGGAGCTCGCTGCGTCTCGCTTCGCTTTCCACGCgtgccccagccccgctccgcGCACGGCGGCAGGACGCCCCGGGCGGGAGCGGCCGGAGTCACACCGCACGGGCTAGTGGCCAGGCGGTGCCGGGAAATCAGCTCGCCCTTGGCGAGTCACGCCGAGCCTGCGCCATTGTGCGGGGCTCGCAGCCTTGCAATGCATCCCTGGGAGCGGCTGGAGCACTTCCTGCCAGGGAAGGCGGCTGCCTGCGATTGCGGCAATTTCCTGTTTGATCGGGGGTGGGAACGGGCTGACAGGCCTCCGCCATGGAGAGGAGACTGGCCAGACAAACCCCAGCCCCCAGGATCGGGCCGGGGAGCAGAAAAGCTATATGATGTCTAAAAAAGgcagttcttccccctccccccctcttgctttttacattagaaatgtagGTCTTGTTTAATCTGTTTTTTCCTGGAAGACTCTATGGATGACTAGAAAACTCTGAATGGCTGGAGATGTTCAAATACTGTGAAGATGAGGATGGTATAAAAAGACAGACGGACAAACAGAACTAGACTTAGGGCACTTCATTCAAGTGACCATTCAAGTGACCCTTGATTCAGTGAGTGGGGAGATCATTGTTATTCAGCACATTTAAAACActttgggttttgtttgcttttgttgacACACTTAGATGCCCGAGAAACACTTGGAAGAAAGTTTGTCTTTGTTAAAAATTCAGCCCTGGCCCCGATCCCTTCTGTTAAGGGCTAGGGAAATTCACAATCCTTATTGGCCCCCTCTGAACACTGCTGCTAACACCTTCCTGCTTCAGGTCACCCCGACTTCATCCAACCCCGCTctgtccctccactggctcccccttctccacTGCAGCCAACACCAGCTTCTTGTCTTTTCCTGTAAGGCACTTTGTGACTTAGCCTCACCCTCTCTGATCTGGTATTTTACCCCACCTTCGCATTGACAAATAACCCAGCCTTTGCCGTCCACCACTCCGCTTCgagcctcaggcctggtctacactacgactttaattcggatttatcagctttaattcgaattaaccctgtaaccgtccacacaacgacgccatttaattcgatgtaaagggccctttaaatcgatttctgtactccaccccaacgagcggagtagcgccaaaatcgattttagcaattcgaattagggttagtgtggctgcaattcgatggtattggcctccgggagctatcccacagtgcatcattgtgaccgctctggacagcaatccgaactcggatgcactggccaggtagacaggaaaagccccgcgaacatttgaacttcatttcctgtttgcccagcatggagagcacaggtgaccacagatacctcatcagcacaggtaaccatgcaggctgataatcgaaaaagagcaccagcatggaccgtgagggaggtactggatctgatcgctgtatggggagaggattcagtgcttgcagaacttcgttctaaaagacgaaatgcaaaaacttttgaaaaaatttccaagggcatgatggagagaggccacaatagggactctgagcagtgccgcgtgaaggtcaaggagctcagacaagcctatcaaaaaacaaaggaggcaaacggtcgctccgggtcagagccgcggacatgccgctactacgccgagctgcatgcaattctagggggggctgccaccactaccccacctttgttcgtggattctgggtcggggatagtctcgacgcctgaggattctgccgatggggtagaggaggaggaggaggaggatgagcttgcagagagcacacagcactccattctccccaacagccaggatctttttctcaccctgactgaagtaccctcccaagcctcccaagccagtacccaagactctgaccccatggaagggacctcaggtgagtttaccttttaaaatataaaacttgttttaaaagcaaacggtttttaatgattactttgcctgactttgcattcgcggtcagttcagctactggaaaagtctgtagctactggaaaagtctgttaacgtgtctggggatggagcggaaatcctccagggacatctccatgaagctctcctggaggtactccgaaagccttgccagaaggtttctgggcagtgcatccttattccctcc carries:
- the LOC128830966 gene encoding gastrula zinc finger protein XlCGF7.1-like, which encodes MSADQDRDLMTHLTSPPGERPFAFPACDESFSDERNLVIHSQAEEREYKCILCGKCFNQQPSLTRHQKNHAGERAYICPECGKSFSLKHNLIIHQRTHTGERPYKCSVCEKSFSLKQNLVTHQRIHTGERPFACPECGKSFREQRFLLNHQRTHTEERPYECSDCGKSFKEKQTLASHQRTHSGDRPYQCTECGKSFSQRTFLVTHEKTHQGGSPFPCGECGKSFSCKSGLVTHQRIHTGERPFACPECGKRFSQKGSLKIHQRIHTGDTPFTCPECGKTFTQKINLTTHQRTHLGDKALT